From Flavipsychrobacter sp., a single genomic window includes:
- a CDS encoding ZIP family metal transporter has product MQVITDFFVEIGPIYSALLATCFTWLVTALGASLVFFFKSMHRGVLDTMLGFTGGVMVAASFWSLLNPAIEMSEKLYPNMIWMPAAVGFFVGAMFIFILDRFTPHLHINFKLEETEGVKTKLHRTTLLILAITLHNIPEGLAVGVMFGAAANGMGDATIAGAIALAIGIGIQNFPEGIAVAMPLRRLGASRKKSFWYGQLSAIVEPIAGVLGALAVIYIEPILPFALAFAAGAMIFVVVEEVIPETQRDKYTDLAVLGFIGGFLVMMILDVALG; this is encoded by the coding sequence ATGCAGGTTATTACAGATTTCTTTGTTGAGATAGGACCAATATATAGTGCACTATTAGCTACATGCTTTACTTGGCTAGTTACAGCATTAGGAGCTTCTTTAGTATTCTTTTTCAAAAGTATGCATAGAGGTGTGCTGGATACCATGCTTGGCTTCACAGGTGGTGTTATGGTTGCGGCAAGTTTTTGGAGCTTGCTGAACCCAGCTATCGAGATGTCGGAAAAGCTCTATCCTAATATGATATGGATGCCTGCTGCTGTAGGCTTCTTTGTAGGAGCCATGTTCATTTTTATATTAGACCGTTTCACCCCCCACCTACATATCAACTTTAAGCTGGAAGAAACAGAAGGTGTAAAAACAAAACTACACCGCACGACACTACTCATATTAGCCATTACACTACACAATATACCTGAGGGCTTAGCCGTAGGTGTTATGTTTGGCGCAGCGGCTAACGGCATGGGTGATGCAACAATAGCTGGTGCTATTGCCCTAGCTATAGGTATCGGCATACAAAACTTTCCTGAAGGTATTGCTGTAGCTATGCCCTTGCGCAGGCTGGGCGCTAGCAGAAAGAAAAGCTTCTGGTATGGGCAGCTTTCGGCAATAGTAGAGCCCATTGCAGGTGTGCTGGGAGCATTAGCGGTTATCTATATAGAACCAATACTACCTTTTGCGTTAGCGTTTGCAGCAGGTGCAATGATATTTGTAGTAGTAGAAGAAGTGATTCCTGAAACACAAAGAGATAAATATACCGACCTTGCCGTTCTTGGTTTTATCGGCGGCTTCTTGGTCATGATGATACTAGATGTAGCATTGGGTTAA
- a CDS encoding BlaI/MecI/CopY family transcriptional regulator — translation MKKNFKPLTKAEEEIMQVIWERENVFIKDIVDELSEPKPHYNTVSTIVKILEEKGFVDHESFGKSNRYFPLVRKADYSKNSMKQFVSKYFEGSFSNMLSFFAKEKDISITELEDILNEMKKK, via the coding sequence ATGAAGAAGAATTTTAAACCATTAACTAAGGCTGAAGAGGAAATAATGCAAGTGATCTGGGAGCGGGAAAATGTTTTTATAAAAGACATAGTAGATGAATTGTCAGAGCCTAAGCCTCACTACAATACTGTAAGCACTATTGTAAAAATACTGGAAGAGAAAGGTTTTGTAGATCATGAAAGCTTTGGAAAATCTAACAGGTATTTTCCTTTGGTGCGCAAGGCAGACTACAGTAAAAATAGTATGAAGCAATTTGTAAGCAAATACTTTGAAGGGTCGTTTTCAAATATGCTCTCCTTTTTTGCCAAAGAAAAAGATATATCCATCACCGAGTTGGAGGATATATTAAATGAAATGAAGAAAAAATAA
- a CDS encoding M56 family metallopeptidase: protein MLYILQVTIYTGLIWWLYLVLLRDKTLHSFNRLYLLLAAILPLVLPLIKLPWAIESNAVAFVATGNMLDEIIIESQTFSSKAGFNWFNTVAIVYVFIALLLLVRWCINYIKVYKATNKYEQSNRGDYIVLTNTQHGPGSWGKYIFLPDAEENPVILEHEVAHVRLKHSRDTIFISLLQAVFWPNIFIHILRKEITLVHEFQADRAVNANGDDYSKLLLSSVFATCTLPLSHSFIIHPVKRRIMMLKNRRQPSKALRAIVTLSLVGLIGAVTTLQSCEQQKAEVKVVTQHEMSKLTKMPECETSLTQFFIDNVKYPEEAKEKNIEGKVVVKFVVTDKGEAIDATVVSKDANPLLAEAALDAMKKMPTWAPGEIDGQAVSVEMMLPFVFKMKEDTDNPPPPPPPIDVKEVTEHDITKHAMFKEGPADILVNIYTSVASKYETLNMATKKKLVIIKELLGDMEARFVVKA, encoded by the coding sequence ATGCTATATATACTACAAGTAACCATATACACAGGATTGATCTGGTGGTTGTATCTCGTGTTGTTAAGAGATAAAACACTTCATAGTTTCAATAGATTGTATTTATTACTAGCAGCAATATTGCCTTTAGTGCTACCGCTCATCAAACTGCCATGGGCAATTGAGTCGAATGCAGTGGCATTTGTAGCTACAGGAAATATGCTGGACGAAATTATTATCGAAAGTCAAACCTTCTCTAGTAAAGCAGGCTTCAACTGGTTCAATACAGTAGCAATTGTTTATGTCTTTATTGCGTTGCTATTATTGGTAAGATGGTGCATCAATTACATTAAGGTGTATAAGGCTACTAATAAATATGAGCAGAGCAATCGGGGCGACTATATTGTGCTTACCAATACTCAGCATGGTCCGGGTAGCTGGGGTAAGTATATCTTCTTGCCCGATGCAGAAGAAAATCCTGTCATTCTTGAACATGAAGTAGCCCATGTACGTTTGAAGCATAGTAGGGATACTATATTCATCAGTCTGCTTCAAGCAGTGTTTTGGCCCAATATATTTATACATATCCTAAGAAAAGAAATAACTCTAGTGCACGAGTTTCAGGCAGATAGAGCTGTAAATGCGAATGGTGACGACTATTCTAAACTATTACTGTCCTCTGTTTTTGCCACCTGTACATTACCCCTATCTCATTCATTTATTATTCATCCTGTAAAACGTAGAATTATGATGTTAAAAAATAGGCGACAGCCTAGCAAAGCACTAAGAGCTATAGTTACACTTTCACTTGTAGGGCTTATAGGAGCTGTTACCACACTACAAAGCTGCGAACAACAAAAAGCAGAAGTAAAAGTAGTGACACAACATGAAATGTCTAAGCTGACCAAGATGCCTGAGTGCGAAACAAGCCTTACTCAGTTTTTTATTGATAATGTAAAATATCCTGAAGAGGCTAAAGAAAAGAACATAGAAGGAAAAGTTGTGGTAAAATTTGTTGTTACCGATAAAGGAGAGGCTATCGACGCAACGGTTGTAAGTAAAGATGCCAACCCGCTATTGGCAGAAGCAGCACTGGACGCTATGAAAAAAATGCCTACATGGGCGCCCGGTGAGATAGATGGGCAGGCTGTAAGTGTGGAAATGATGTTGCCTTTTGTATTCAAAATGAAAGAGGATACAGACAATCCACCACCTCCTCCGCCACCTATAGATGTGAAAGAGGTGACGGAGCATGACATTACAAAACATGCAATGTTTAAAGAAGGTCCTGCAGATATCTTAGTGAATATTTACACTTCTGTAGCCAGTAAATATGAAACGCTAAATATGGCTACGAAGAAAAAGCTCGTTATAATAAAGGAGCTGCTAGGCGATATGGAAGCTCGGTTTGTAGTAAAGGCATAA
- the trpS gene encoding tryptophan--tRNA ligase — MSKEIVVSGIRSTGFLHLGNYFGAMKNYVKMQDEYDCYFFVADYHSLTTHPDPKDLKSNVFRVAAENIACGLDPNKVALYAQSDIPEIPELYLMLNMMAYKGELEKVPTFKDKVRTQPNNVNAGLLTYPVLMTADILIHRALKVPVGKDQEQHIEMARNFASRFNNRYGELFPEPYPFNFSSELVKVPSLDGAGKMSKSENVNATIYLADEDEVIRKKVKKAKSDSGPTEPNSEMPEYIKNLFLLMDLVSEKEVVDKFRKDYNECAIRYGDMKKQLAEDMVAFVAPIREKATELQKDEEQLRRILKEGAEKARASASKTIAEARKLIGINYY; from the coding sequence ATGAGTAAAGAGATTGTTGTAAGCGGTATACGTTCTACTGGTTTTTTGCATTTGGGTAATTACTTCGGTGCCATGAAGAATTATGTGAAAATGCAGGATGAATATGATTGCTATTTTTTTGTGGCAGATTATCATTCCTTAACTACACACCCTGATCCGAAAGATCTGAAGTCGAATGTGTTTCGTGTAGCAGCAGAAAATATTGCTTGCGGTCTTGACCCAAATAAAGTGGCCTTGTATGCACAAAGTGATATCCCTGAAATACCGGAGTTATACTTGATGCTCAACATGATGGCCTACAAGGGAGAGCTGGAAAAAGTGCCTACATTCAAGGATAAAGTGCGTACGCAACCCAATAATGTAAATGCCGGTTTGTTGACCTATCCTGTATTGATGACCGCTGATATTTTGATACATAGAGCATTAAAAGTGCCTGTAGGTAAAGATCAGGAGCAGCATATAGAAATGGCACGCAACTTTGCTTCAAGATTTAATAATAGATATGGTGAACTATTCCCTGAGCCATATCCATTCAACTTTAGTAGTGAGCTTGTAAAAGTACCTAGCCTCGATGGTGCCGGTAAGATGAGTAAGAGCGAGAATGTAAATGCTACCATTTACTTAGCTGACGAAGATGAGGTGATTCGTAAAAAAGTAAAAAAGGCAAAAAGTGATTCTGGTCCTACAGAACCCAACAGCGAAATGCCGGAGTATATCAAGAACCTATTCTTGCTGATGGATCTAGTGTCGGAGAAAGAGGTGGTAGACAAGTTTAGAAAGGACTATAACGAATGTGCTATTCGTTACGGTGATATGAAAAAGCAACTGGCTGAAGATATGGTAGCATTTGTTGCACCTATTAGAGAGAAGGCTACAGAGTTGCAAAAAGATGAAGAGCAACTGCGCAGAATATTGAAAGAGGGTGCAGAAAAAGCAAGAGCAAGTGCATCAAAAACCATTGCCGAAGCAAGAAAATTGATCGGTATTAACTATTATTAA
- a CDS encoding deoxynucleoside kinase: MPPKKKIKHIAVAGNIGAGKTTLTTKLAKHYKWTPHFEDVDHNPYLVDFYEDMHRWSFNLQVYFLNNRLQQLEVIRNGKDTVIQDRTIYEDAYVFAPNLYEMGLMTKRDFENYSSFFNTLSNMVAPPDLLIYIKASIPKLVDQIQKRGREYEENIRLDYLKRLSRLYDKWVDSYDSGKLLIVDIDNVDFEENEEDFAEIIARIDAQINGLF; this comes from the coding sequence ATGCCTCCAAAAAAGAAAATAAAACATATTGCAGTTGCAGGAAATATAGGAGCTGGTAAAACAACGCTAACTACAAAGCTGGCTAAGCATTATAAATGGACACCGCATTTTGAAGATGTGGATCACAATCCATACTTAGTAGACTTTTATGAAGACATGCATCGTTGGTCGTTCAACCTACAGGTGTATTTCTTGAATAACAGGTTGCAGCAGCTAGAGGTGATACGTAATGGTAAAGATACCGTAATACAAGACCGTACCATATATGAAGACGCTTATGTTTTTGCGCCCAACTTGTATGAGATGGGGCTAATGACCAAGCGTGATTTTGAAAACTATTCCTCTTTCTTTAACACGTTATCTAATATGGTGGCGCCGCCCGACTTGTTAATATACATCAAGGCGTCTATACCTAAGCTGGTAGACCAAATACAAAAAAGGGGTAGAGAATATGAAGAGAACATCAGGCTCGACTATCTAAAACGTTTGAGTAGACTATACGATAAATGGGTAGATAGCTATGATAGTGGTAAACTACTCATCGTTGATATAGATAATGTAGACTTTGAGGAAAACGAAGAAGACTTTGCTGAAATAATCGCCCGTATAGATGCCCAAATCAACGGATTATTCTAG